In one Lolium rigidum isolate FL_2022 chromosome 3, APGP_CSIRO_Lrig_0.1, whole genome shotgun sequence genomic region, the following are encoded:
- the LOC124698110 gene encoding putative lipid-transfer protein DIR1: protein MAKPQALAAALLLVLVVSLAATEGVHGICGLSNGEFKLCQPAAAVNNPTNGPSSECCAALGKANLSCICRYKGVAGVWLRMYHIDANRAMALPGKCGLTMPRNC from the coding sequence ATGGCAAAGCCACAGGCATTGGCTGCAGCACTGCTGCTTGTCTTGGTGGTCTCCCTCGCCGCAACAGAAGGTGTTCACGGCATATGCGGCTTGTCAAACGGCGAATTCAAGCTTTGCCAGCCCGCGGCGGCGGTGAACAACCCCACGAATGGCCCCTCGTCTGAGTGCTGTGCCGCGCTTGGGAAGGCTAACCTGTCGTGCATCTGCCGTTACAAAGGCGTCGCCGGCGTATGGCTGAGGATGTACCACATCGATGCCAATCGCGCCATGGCGCTTCCCGGCAAGTGCGGTCTCACTATGCCCAGGAACTGCTAG